A window of the Radiobacillus deserti genome harbors these coding sequences:
- a CDS encoding YhcN/YlaJ family sporulation lipoprotein — protein MKQVLAIALLAMLLVGCNQQEDNRVQTKDNNIDFTKVTNKDAPVNQSVATKAKQLLLDNKEVNGVRGINTTDKILLAFKVKQLDSFRETKLEGEFKSDLEKEFPNKEIFISSDQKIFIELDRLEKEIQNNKMDKSQLNKDFDTIQKLINDEA, from the coding sequence TTGAAACAGGTATTAGCCATTGCGTTATTAGCTATGCTACTCGTTGGCTGTAATCAACAAGAAGATAATCGGGTTCAAACAAAAGATAATAATATTGATTTTACAAAAGTGACAAATAAAGACGCTCCTGTTAATCAATCTGTCGCAACAAAAGCAAAACAACTACTTTTAGACAATAAGGAAGTTAACGGTGTAAGAGGAATTAATACAACCGATAAAATTCTTCTAGCATTTAAAGTAAAGCAACTTGATTCGTTCCGAGAGACGAAATTAGAAGGAGAATTTAAAAGCGACTTAGAAAAGGAATTTCCTAATAAAGAGATATTTATATCCTCTGATCAAAAGATTTTTATCGAGCTTGATAGGTTGGAAAAAGAAATACAAAACAACAAAATGGATAAAAGCCAGCTAAATAAAGATTTTGATACCATTCAAAAATTAATAAATGATGAGGCATAA
- the spoVAC gene encoding stage V sporulation protein AC, translating into MSNKKQKTSLNQQQYQDFAKQKEILRPVFKNCIKAFLVGGFICLIGQVITTFYIHFFNFTEQNAGNPTVATIIFITMLLTGFGVYDRIAQFAGAGSAVPVSGFGNAVISASIEHRTEGLVLGVGGNMFKLAGSVILFGVFSSFVIVLVKTLLIKWGVI; encoded by the coding sequence ATGTCTAACAAAAAGCAAAAGACTTCACTAAATCAACAACAATATCAAGATTTTGCAAAACAAAAAGAAATCCTGAGACCAGTTTTCAAAAATTGCATCAAAGCATTTTTGGTAGGCGGGTTCATTTGCTTAATCGGACAAGTTATCACAACGTTTTATATCCATTTCTTTAACTTCACGGAACAAAATGCTGGAAATCCAACAGTTGCAACCATCATCTTCATCACCATGCTGTTAACCGGCTTTGGTGTTTATGATCGAATAGCACAGTTTGCAGGAGCGGGGTCTGCAGTCCCGGTATCTGGGTTTGGAAATGCTGTGATCTCCGCTTCCATTGAACATAGAACAGAAGGGTTAGTACTAGGTGTGGGCGGAAATATGTTTAAGCTAGCAGGCTCCGTCATCTTATTTGGTGTATTTTCTTCTTTTGTGATTGTTTTGGTTAAAACGCTGCTCATTAAATGGGGGGTTATTTGA
- the spoVAD gene encoding stage V sporulation protein AD, translated as MLTGQSTWTFDQQPVIISTGTVGGPFEANGNIKDDFDYLFDDLWMNQDSFEKAHKVLLEKASQTALDKAGVSKDDVQFFLGGDLINQITPTSFAARTLGIPYFGLFGACSTSMEGLALSALMINSQAANYVLTGASSHNAAVEKQFRYPTEYGAQKPPTSQWTVTGGGAALLSQKGDGPKVTSATIGKVVDQGITDPMNMGGAMAPAAVETIETHLADRGITASYYDLIITGDLAQIGRDIALGLFEKNGTKINPDSFVDCGLTIYKEGQPVLAGASGAACSAVVTYGHFLNRLKKGELEKILVVATGALLSPMTTQQKESIPCIAHAVSIEH; from the coding sequence ATGTTAACAGGTCAAAGCACGTGGACGTTTGATCAGCAGCCTGTCATCATCTCGACAGGAACTGTAGGAGGACCGTTTGAAGCAAATGGAAATATAAAAGATGATTTTGATTACTTATTTGATGATTTATGGATGAATCAAGATTCATTTGAAAAAGCACATAAAGTATTACTTGAAAAGGCTAGTCAAACAGCTTTAGATAAAGCAGGGGTCTCCAAAGATGACGTCCAATTTTTTCTTGGTGGGGATTTAATCAACCAAATTACGCCAACGAGCTTCGCTGCAAGAACGTTAGGAATACCCTATTTTGGACTGTTTGGAGCTTGTTCAACATCGATGGAAGGCCTAGCATTAAGTGCTTTAATGATTAATAGCCAGGCAGCAAACTACGTTTTAACTGGCGCATCTAGTCATAATGCAGCTGTTGAGAAACAATTTCGTTACCCTACAGAATATGGTGCTCAGAAACCTCCTACATCTCAATGGACCGTAACAGGTGGAGGTGCTGCTTTATTAAGCCAAAAAGGAGATGGTCCAAAAGTAACCTCTGCGACAATAGGTAAAGTCGTAGACCAAGGAATAACAGATCCAATGAATATGGGAGGCGCCATGGCTCCAGCAGCCGTAGAAACCATTGAAACACATCTTGCAGATCGCGGAATTACTGCCTCTTATTACGACTTAATCATTACAGGTGACTTAGCACAGATTGGTCGTGATATCGCACTCGGTCTGTTCGAAAAAAATGGAACAAAAATAAACCCTGATTCTTTTGTTGATTGCGGACTAACAATCTACAAAGAAGGACAACCCGTTCTGGCAGGTGCAAGTGGTGCTGCCTGCTCTGCTGTAGTTACGTATGGTCATTTTTTAAACAGGCTGAAAAAAGGAGAGCTCGAAAAAATTCTAGTTGTAGCAACAGGTGCTCTCTTATCCCCAATGACAACACAACAAAAAGAATCTATACCGTGTATTGCTCACGCTGTTTCCATTGAACATTAG
- the spoVAE gene encoding stage V sporulation protein AE gives MTFLWAFIVGGFICVVGQIMFDVFKLSPGHTLCTLVVVGGLMDAFGWYEPLVDFAGAGATVPITSFGNSLVHGATEAANQHGVIGVLTGMFQITSAGITSAIVFGMIGALLFKPKG, from the coding sequence ATGACATTTTTATGGGCATTCATAGTTGGAGGGTTCATTTGTGTAGTCGGCCAAATTATGTTTGATGTGTTTAAATTATCTCCCGGCCATACGTTATGTACGTTAGTAGTAGTTGGCGGGTTAATGGATGCCTTCGGCTGGTACGAACCACTTGTCGACTTCGCAGGAGCTGGAGCTACCGTGCCAATTACAAGCTTCGGAAATTCATTAGTCCATGGCGCGACAGAGGCTGCCAATCAACATGGAGTGATTGGCGTGTTAACTGGAATGTTCCAAATTACTAGTGCTGGTATTACATCAGCAATTGTCTTCGGTATGATTGGAGCACTACTTTTTAAACCTAAAGGTTGA
- the nfsA gene encoding oxygen-insensitive NADPH nitroreductase — MNETIQTILGHRSIRKFKERPLSNEEINTIIEAASRASTSSFMMAYSIIGIDDASVKSKLAKISGQSYVEHNGHLFVFCADLNKVGLLASPEEKQQINENVENTEHFLVATIDAALAAQNACLAAEGIGLGVCYIGSIRNDIKTVDQLLGLPDHVIPLFGLAVGEPDHDPQPKPRLPKEAFYFKNKYIESASLQKEIEHFDQGVNDYYKKRSENKRMDQWSTQMIRKLSTPIRTDVTPFVQSKGLNKK, encoded by the coding sequence ATGAACGAAACGATTCAAACGATACTAGGTCATCGTTCTATTCGCAAATTTAAAGAAAGACCTTTATCTAACGAAGAAATAAATACAATTATTGAAGCAGCAAGTCGCGCGTCTACCTCTAGTTTTATGATGGCATATTCCATCATCGGTATCGATGACGCTTCTGTCAAATCAAAACTCGCTAAAATTTCTGGACAATCCTATGTTGAACATAATGGGCACCTATTTGTTTTTTGTGCAGATTTAAATAAAGTTGGTCTTCTAGCTTCCCCTGAAGAAAAGCAACAAATAAACGAAAATGTAGAGAATACAGAGCACTTTTTAGTAGCCACCATCGACGCTGCTTTAGCAGCCCAAAATGCTTGTTTAGCAGCGGAAGGAATTGGGTTAGGAGTATGTTACATAGGAAGTATTCGTAATGATATTAAGACTGTTGATCAATTGCTGGGATTACCAGATCACGTCATCCCATTATTTGGGTTAGCTGTTGGAGAACCAGATCATGATCCACAACCAAAACCTAGATTACCAAAAGAGGCGTTCTATTTTAAAAATAAATATATAGAGAGTGCCTCTCTACAAAAAGAAATTGAACATTTTGACCAAGGTGTAAATGACTACTACAAAAAACGTTCTGAAAATAAACGGATGGATCAATGGTCCACTCAAATGATACGAAAGCTTTCTACCCCTATTCGAACAGATGTTACTCCTTTTGTTCAATCAAAAGGACTGAATAAAAAATAA